GATAATAGATATGGGCTTTCCGATTACCTCTTCTTTTGAATATCCAAAAATAATCTCAGCACCTTTATTCCACGAGAGGATTTTTTTACTCTTATCTGAAGTAATAATCGCATCTTTTTCAGATTGGCTGATTGTAATAAACTTTAGATTCTCCTTGACAAGGGCTATCCTTTCCTGATTCAATTGTTCAGCTTGTTCAGTGATTAATTTTTCATTCAACTTACGAATTGAAATATCTCTAATAATGCCACTAAAAAAAAATCTCTCCATTTTCAATGTAATGACCCAAGGTTAGTTCTATTGGGAATTCATTTCCACTTTTATGCAAACCTGTGACCTCTAATGCATTACCCATCACCCTTGGTTCATTGCCATTAATCACATTTTCCATACCTTCATCGTGGTATTTTCTCAGATGTATTGGAATTATGATTGAAATAGGTTTACCTAATATTTCATCCTCAGAGTATCCAAATAAATTTTCTGCACCTTTGTTCCAAGACAAGATGGTTTTACTTTTGTCGGAAGTGATAATTGCATCATTTTTTGAACCCCGAATCGCAAGGTAATGTTTACTCAATTCTTGTAGTTTTAACTTTTTCATCTTGTAAAATAAACAATTTTAATTGTTAAACATATTTGATATATAACTCTCTATCGTTTTAGAGATTCTATATATTCATTGTCCAGATGGTTCAAAAATTCCTTCACATCAAAACCAATACAATTCGCAATCACAACGGACGCAAACTTTTGATTTGGATAAATTCGCATTTCGCTATGATAACCTGCTCCTCCTCCTTCCTTATAAAAAAACGATATTTTATTTGAACGAATCTCTTCAATATGCCATCCTAGGGTCATCGGAATTAGGTATCCATCTTTCGTCTTCTGTTGTTCATAAAACAAAGATTTGGCTTTCGGATTTAAAATTTTGGAATTTTCTTTCAATTGATCGATTAGAAATATACTTACTGCATCAGCTGAAGCAATCATTCCACCATATGCAGGGCCATTCAAATAATGATTTTGGATATTTAACCAATCACCTTCATAAGATCCTATGAATTTTTTATCCAAAAAATATTCACTTAAGAGATCAATGATTGACCATTTTTTAATGTATCCCTTCGCATGAAATTTATCATTAGGAATCTTAAACCCAACTTCAGTTGCTCTCAAACCTAATGGACTCAATATCTCTTTTTTCATATACTCTTCATAAGTGGAACCAGATGTAACACTTATCAATTTTCCCAATAACCAATAGGAAAGATTAGAATAACCA
This genomic interval from Leptospira limi contains the following:
- a CDS encoding serine hydrolase domain-containing protein — its product is MKIIPYILIIQLFMSQTCVTIRKSEQQDVKKRMFEFAQKSIESNNTPGLQYVLVTAEGTVHSFSLGFADVKLKQLMTTNTSQMIYSMTKTFTAAAILKLNAEGKLDIERPLSDYLPDNPYGSKVLIKQLLSQSSGLPNPIPLSWVHLASEHPQYNENQELSEILAKHPELSFEPGTKYGYSNLSYWLLGKLISVTSGSTYEEYMKKEILSPLGLRATEVGFKIPNDKFHAKGYIKKWSIIDLLSEYFLDKKFIGSYEGDWLNIQNHYLNGPAYGGMIASADAVSIFLIDQLKENSKILNPKAKSLFYEQQKTKDGYLIPMTLGWHIEEIRSNKISFFYKEGGGAGYHSEMRIYPNQKFASVVIANCIGFDVKEFLNHLDNEYIESLKR
- a CDS encoding PAS domain S-box protein, whose amino-acid sequence is MKKLKLQELSKHYLAIRGSKNDAIITSDKSKTILSWNKGAENLFGYSEDEILGKPISIIIPIHLRKYHDEGMENVINGNEPRVMGNALEVTGLHKSGNEFPIELTLGHYIENGEIFF